A stretch of DNA from Mycolicibacterium celeriflavum:
GGCGACGCCGGTTGCGCGAGCATGCGCAATTCGCCGCGGTGGTCGGCGACCGGCCGGTCGGGCTGATCGCAGCGCAGCGGGAGAACCTGGAGACGGTGTATCTCTACTCGTTGTGGCTCGATCCGGCGGCCCGTGGCCGCGGGCTGGCCCGGCAACTGGTCGCGGCCGCCGTCGACTGGGCGCGTGCCAGCCGCGTCCGGACGGTGAAGTTGCGCGTCGCCATCGACAATGCCGCCGCACGGGGTGTCTACGAGAGCCTCGGCTTCACCGTCGCCGATGACCAATCAGCTTCCAAGCGCGAGGAACTCGCGATGTCGCTCAGTGTGAGTTGATGCCCTTGTAATGGTCGTACAGGGCGCGGACGCGGTCCATCGCGTCGACGGCGCGGTCCTTGTCGACGGCCTGAATCGCCATGACCGGAATGTATTCGTCGTCGGGCAGATCGACGCGGGCCCACCGCGCGCCTCGCGGAAACGAGATGTCGACGACGTCCGACCATGGAATGATTTTGTCGCCGAGCAGGTTCCGCACCGCTACACCCGGTGCTCCGACCCGCAACCGCGGCCGGGCGAACATCAGCACCACACCGGCGATGACCACGCCCAGCAGCGCGATCGCCACCTGGTCGGCGGTCCGGAAGATCACCCCGGTGGAGCCGATTTTCAACAATGCGCCGACGGTGACGTGGGCGGCGAGGATCAGCGCCGCGGCGGCGTAGGCGAAATACAGTGCCAGGCGGGGGCGTATCTCGACGTCCCAGTCATTCATGAGCGCGAAGGCCTCGCAGGGTCAGCGCCGTGGTCAGCGCCGCAGCGGCCGCCTGGGCGCCTTTGTCCTCGGCCGAGGAGGGCAGCCCGGCACGGTCCAGGGCCTGCTGCTCGGTGTCGGTCGTCAGCACCCCGTTGGCGACCGGTGTCGACGCGTCCAGTGACACCCGGGTCAGGCCCTGGGTGACCGCATCGCAGACATAGTCGAAATGCGGTGTCTCGCCGCGGATCACCACACCCAACGCCACCACGGCATCGTGGGTGGCCGCCAATGCCTGTGCCACGACCGGGATTTCGATGGCGCCCAACACCCGCACCACGGTGGGGTCATCGATGCCGGCGCCCGAAGCGACTTTGCGGGCGCCGTCGAGCAGCGCGTCGCAGATGGTCTCGTGCCATGTGCTGGCCACGATGGCCAGCTTCAGCCCCGATCCGTCGATATTCGGGAGATCGGGTACGCCCGTACCACTCACAGGGCTCCACCGAGATCGGTCGGGCGCCGGTCGCCGAGCAGATAGACGCCCTCGTCGTAGTCGGCCATGGTGGTGGCTTCGTGGTAATCGTCGAGTCCGCTCAGGTCGTGGCCCATCCGGTCGCGCTTGGTCATCAGGTAGCGGATGTTCTCCTTGTTGGCCCGCACCGGAAGCGGCACCCGCTCGATGACGTGCAGCCCGTAGCCGTCCAGGCCGACCCGCTTGGCGGGGTTGTTGGTCAGCAGCCGCATCGAGCGCACCCCGAGGTCGACGAGGATCTGGGCGCCGATGCCGTAGTCGCGGGCATCGGCGGGCAGGCCGAGCTTGAGGTTGGCGTCGACGGTGTCGTCGCCGGCGTCCTGCAACTGGTAGGCCTGCAGCTTGTGCATGAGCCCGATGCCGCGGCCTTCGTGGCCACGCATGTACAGGACGACGCCGCGGCCCTCGCGGGCGACCATCGCCATCGCTGCGTCGAGTTGCGGACCGCAGTCGCAGCGCTGGGAGCCGAAGACGTCGCCGGTGAGGCATTCGGAGTGCACCCGGACCAGGACATCGTGACCGTCGCTGGTCGGACCGGCGATATCGCCCCTGACCAGGGCGACGTGCTCGACGTCGTCGTAGATGCTGGTGTAACCGACCGCGCGGAACTCACCGTGGCGGGTGGGGATGCGGGCCTCGGCGATGCGCTCGATGTGCTTTTCGTGTTTGCGCCGCCACTCGATCAGGTCGGCGATCGAGATCAGCGCGAGGTCGTGTTCGTCGGCGAAGACGCGCAGCTCGTCGGTCTGCGCCATCGCGCCTTCGTCCTTCTGGCTGACGATTTCGCAGATCGCACCGGCCGGCTGCAGACCTGCGAGCCGGGCCAGGTCGACGGCCGCCTCGGTGTGGCCGGGACGGCGCAGCACCCCGCCGTCCTTCGCGCGCAGCGGTACGACGTGTCCCGGCTTCGTGAAGTCGTCGGCCACGCTGGCGGGGTCGGCCAGCAGCCGCATCGTCGTCGCCCGATCCGAGGCTGAAATACCCGTTCCCACACCGTTTTTCGCATCGACGGTGACGGTGTAGGCGGTGCCGTGCTTGTCCTGGTTGACCGCGTACATGGGCAGCAGACCCAGCTTGTCGCAGATCGCACCGTCCAGCGGCACACACAGATAGCCCGAGGTGTAGCGCACCATGAACGCGACGAGTTCCGGGGTGGCCTTCTCGGCGGCGAAGATGAGGTCGCCCTCGTTCTCGCGGTCCTCATCATCGATCACGACGACGGCCTTGCCCGCGGCGATGTCGGCAACCGCTCGCTCAACAGAGTCCAGCCTCGTCACCACATCAGTATGAACCACCACGGTCCAGAAGTTATTGCCGCTCCCCTGACCTGGGAAGACGAGCTCCCGGCCAGCGGTCATCGACCTCCGGCGAGAGCGGCGTCAAAGCACCTTCCGGTGGGTCAGCAGCCGAGGTGAACCACTGCGGCTCTGACGATGTCGGTTGCCGCGGTCAGCGACACGCCTAGATCTTTGTAGACCATGTCGACCGCAGTGGGAGAGTTGTTGCCGCTGCGCTCTATTTGGCACACGCGGTAACCCTCGGCGAGCAACTGCTGAGGGCTGAGATGAGTGTAGTCCGGCAGCAACTGTTCAAGATAAGTTGCTTCGTCGGCTTGCACGGGCGCTGCGGTTATTACCGCCAAAGTCGACAAGGACGCCACGCCGACGATCAGACCGCGAAATCTCGTGACCATGGTTGCCCACCTCCGGGAGAGCCGTGTAACCCAGAGCCTACGGCGCAGCGCACGTTTCAGCTGGTGAACGGATTTTCCGGGGCGAGCAACCGCTCGACATATTTCGCGATCACGTCCACCTCGAGGTTGACGTGCGTTCCGACCTCGGCGCGCCCGAGCGTCGTGAGGTCGAGCGTCGTGGGGATCAACGACACCTCGAACCAGTCGTGCCCGAGACCGGACACGGTCAAGGACACCCCGTCGACGGTGATGGAACCCTTCTCCACCACATAGCGCGACAACGCGGTCGGCAGCGCGATACGCACCACCACCCATCGCTCCGACGGCGTGCGCGCGACCACGTGTCCGGTCCCGTCGACGTGCCCCTGGACGATGTGTCCGCCGAGGCGGCTGTTGACTGCCGCCGCACGCTCCAGGTTGACACGACTACCCGTTCCGACGCGGCCGAGGCTGGACCGGTTCAACGTCTCACCGATCACGTCGGTGGTGAACACCCCGTCGGGCCACACCTCGACGACGGTCAGGCAGACGCCGTTCACCGCGATCGAGTCGCCGTGGCGGGCATCCGATGTCACGAGGGGTCCGCGGATCGCGAGCCGGGCGAAATCGCCGAGCTCCTCCTTGCCGACGACCTCGCCCACCTCTTCGACGATTCCGGTGAACACGCCGCCAGACTATCCAGTCAGCGGCCACGCACCGAAGAAGGACGAAACCGCAGTGGTGCTTTCGCCGCAGCGCATTCGATGGCAGAGGTTGAGAACCCGTCGAAACGCCAGTTCACCGGCCACACCATCGCTTCTGCCGAGGCCCCGCCGACCGCTCCCACACCCGCGGACCCTCTACGATGCACTCATGCCCAAGCGCCTCGTGCTGATCTTCATAACCCTGGCCACCGCCGTC
This window harbors:
- a CDS encoding GNAT family N-acetyltransferase; translation: MTVCVARLDESDWRVFAGMRLRALADALGENDPSYRDEAAFTATQWRRRLREHAQFAAVVGDRPVGLIAAQRENLETVYLYSLWLDPAARGRGLARQLVAAAVDWARASRVRTVKLRVAIDNAAARGVYESLGFTVADDQSASKREELAMSLSVS
- a CDS encoding PH domain-containing protein gives rise to the protein MNDWDVEIRPRLALYFAYAAAALILAAHVTVGALLKIGSTGVIFRTADQVAIALLGVVIAGVVLMFARPRLRVGAPGVAVRNLLGDKIIPWSDVVDISFPRGARWARVDLPDDEYIPVMAIQAVDKDRAVDAMDRVRALYDHYKGINSH
- the ribH gene encoding 6,7-dimethyl-8-ribityllumazine synthase encodes the protein MSGTGVPDLPNIDGSGLKLAIVASTWHETICDALLDGARKVASGAGIDDPTVVRVLGAIEIPVVAQALAATHDAVVALGVVIRGETPHFDYVCDAVTQGLTRVSLDASTPVANGVLTTDTEQQALDRAGLPSSAEDKGAQAAAAALTTALTLRGLRAHE
- a CDS encoding bifunctional 3,4-dihydroxy-2-butanone-4-phosphate synthase/GTP cyclohydrolase II yields the protein MTRLDSVERAVADIAAGKAVVVIDDEDRENEGDLIFAAEKATPELVAFMVRYTSGYLCVPLDGAICDKLGLLPMYAVNQDKHGTAYTVTVDAKNGVGTGISASDRATTMRLLADPASVADDFTKPGHVVPLRAKDGGVLRRPGHTEAAVDLARLAGLQPAGAICEIVSQKDEGAMAQTDELRVFADEHDLALISIADLIEWRRKHEKHIERIAEARIPTRHGEFRAVGYTSIYDDVEHVALVRGDIAGPTSDGHDVLVRVHSECLTGDVFGSQRCDCGPQLDAAMAMVAREGRGVVLYMRGHEGRGIGLMHKLQAYQLQDAGDDTVDANLKLGLPADARDYGIGAQILVDLGVRSMRLLTNNPAKRVGLDGYGLHVIERVPLPVRANKENIRYLMTKRDRMGHDLSGLDDYHEATTMADYDEGVYLLGDRRPTDLGGAL
- a CDS encoding DUF732 domain-containing protein translates to MVTRFRGLIVGVASLSTLAVITAAPVQADEATYLEQLLPDYTHLSPQQLLAEGYRVCQIERSGNNSPTAVDMVYKDLGVSLTAATDIVRAAVVHLGC
- a CDS encoding riboflavin synthase, whose translation is MFTGIVEEVGEVVGKEELGDFARLAIRGPLVTSDARHGDSIAVNGVCLTVVEVWPDGVFTTDVIGETLNRSSLGRVGTGSRVNLERAAAVNSRLGGHIVQGHVDGTGHVVARTPSERWVVVRIALPTALSRYVVEKGSITVDGVSLTVSGLGHDWFEVSLIPTTLDLTTLGRAEVGTHVNLEVDVIAKYVERLLAPENPFTS